From the genome of Phalacrocorax aristotelis chromosome 15, bGulAri2.1, whole genome shotgun sequence, one region includes:
- the LOC142064743 gene encoding serotransferrin-2-like isoform X2: MKTAILMVLIIFNLLSSGKKFRWCTLSDLEQRKCAELSKALTAVLPLATLDSFARISCIRAHNTYDCIDKIRVNKADAASLDAGDVYSAVKLYGLAVVAKEIYDQGNCVFAVAIARRGTLDIQRLRGVRSCHNGARWTSGWNIPLGFLLARNDLSWDEAQPLSQVISEYFNASCIPGVGVAAPQLCALCQGQKSYVRDKNHFCETSSNEPFYDSEGAFRCLKNGVADVAFLDHLTIMSVTESEQQEYELLCPDGTTAELTEYSTCNLGQGPGRGIITRHNFQKITNKFLTMIQRLFGRKGKERARFELFTSAPFGGKNLLFRDATQHLQLLEEQLEIAYVLGLDYVALLKGLGHEGSSLDNSVVRWCCISDAELRKCEEWALSVKSYPLVCVQATSMTKCIEMIKSSEADAVTLDATHVYIAGRCGLVPVAAECYALPPIYAVALAKKNAKQINIRNLRGRRSCHSHLYSPGGWLLFSKYTNLENDTANCDIGSVYQNYFWKGCMPGADGNLCKVCIGESEVEGARVSSRCAASHNERYYGNMGALRCLVGNPSGRSFGDVAFLEHSNLLQNIEYLDSSGWAKGYTPIDFDLLCPDGTRAAVTEWPGCNLGAIPPSAVMTRPVTVTKIYDFLMKSQESLGSKLDSQFHLFQSLKYGESDLLFKDATQYLVHASHMSYEEILGVSFFQLAESVFSCTPAGILDFCKQDICASSSN; encoded by the exons GGAAGAAATTCCGATGGTGCACCCTTTCTGATCTGGAACAGAGAAAGTGTGCTGAACTGTCCAAAGCACTTACGGCTGTGCTGCCCCTTGCTACTCTCGATTCATTTGCTCGGATTTCTTGCATCAGAGCCCACAATACATATGACTGTATTGATAAAATCAGG gTGAACAAAGCAGATGCTGCCTCCTTGGATGCTGGAGACGTTTACTCTGCTGTAAAGCTATATGGTTTGGCAGTGGTGGCAAAGGAGATCTATGATCAAG GAAATTGTGTGTTTGCTGTGGCCATTGCCAGACGAGGAACTCTGGATATCCAGAGGCTGCGAGGTGTGCGCAGCTGCCACAATGGAGCCAGGTGGACATCAGGCTGGAATATTCCACTTGGCTTTCTCCTTGCAAGAAATGATCTTTCCTGGGATGAGGCACAACCTTTGAGCCAAG TAATCAGTGAGTATTTCAATGCAAGTTGCATCCCTGGGGTTGGAGTTGCTGCTCCTCAACTGTGTGCTCTCTGCCAAGGACAAAAATCCTATGTTAGAGACAAGAACCACTTCTGTGAGACAAGCAGTAATGAGCCCTTCTATGACTCTGAAGGAGCCTTCAG GTGCCTGAAGAATGGAGTGGCAGATGTTGCCTTTTTAGATCATCTAACAATTATGAGTGTCACAG AGTCAGAACAACAGGAATATGAACTCTTATGTCCTGATGGGACTACAGCTGAGCTGACTGAATACAGCACCTGTAACTTGGGCCAGGGGCCCGGCCGTGGCATCATCACCCGCCACAACTTCCAGAAGATCACCAACAAATTTCTTACCATGATCCAA CGCCTCTTTGGGcgaaaaggaaaggaaagagccaGGTTTGAACTCTTCACTTCAGCACCCTTTGGGGGAAAGAACCTGCTGTTCCGAGATGCCACTCAGCACCTGCAGCTTCTTGAGGAGCAGCTAGAGATTGCCTATGTCCTTGGTCTGGATTATGTAGCTCTCCTTAAGGGACTTGGCCATGAAG GGAGCTCTTTGGACAACAGTGTTGTGCGGTGGTGCTGCATCAGTGATGCTGAGCTTCGCAAGTGTGAGGAGTGGGCACTGAGTGTCAAATCCTACCCATTGGTCTGTGTCCAAGCAACTTCCATGACCAAATGCATTGAAATGATCAAG AGTAGTGAGGCTGATGCAGTCACCCTGGATGCAACGCATGTCTACATTGCAGGGAGGTGTGGATTGGTTCCTGTAGCTGCAGAATGTTATG CACTACCACCAATTTATGCTGTTGCCCTAGCTAAGAAAAATGCCAAACAGATTAACATCCGAAACCTTAGGGGAAGGCGATCCTGCCACAGTCACCTGTATAGTCCTGGAGGATGGTTACTGTTTTCCAAATACACAAATCTGGAGAATGATACTGCAAACTGTGACATTGGCTCTG TTTATCAGAACTACTTCTGGAAGGGCTGCATGCCAGGAGCAGATGGAAACCTGTGCAAGGTGTGCATTGGAGAGAGTGAGGTGGAAGGGGCTCGAGTATCTAGCAGATGTGCTGCAAGTCACAATGAACGTTACTATGGCAATATGGGAGCACTCAG GTGTCTAGTTGGCAATCCCAGTGGAAGAAGCTTTGGAGATGTAGCTTTCCTGGAACACTCTAACCTACTCCAGAACATAGAGT ATCTGGACAGCTCTGGTTGGGCAAAAGGTTATACCCCTATTGACTTTGACCTCTTGTGTCCGGATGGAACGCGTGCTGCAGTCACAGAATGGCCAGGCTGTAACCTTGGTGCCATTCCCCCCAGTGCAGTCATGACTCGACCAGTCACTGTCACGAAAATCTATGACTTTCTAATGAAATCCCAG GAATCTCTGGGAAGCAAACTGGATTCTCAGTTCCATCTCTTTCAGTCATTGAAGTATGGTGAAAGTGATCTGCTTTTCAAAGATGCTACTCAGTACCTTGTTCATGCAAGTCACATGAGCTATGAAGAAATTCTTGGAGTGTCTTTCTTTCAGCTGGCAGAATCAGTGTTTAGTTGTACACCTGCAG GCATCTTAGACTTCTGCAAACAGGATATCTGTGCATCCTCATCGAACTGA
- the LOC142064743 gene encoding serotransferrin-2-like isoform X1 — translation MKTAILMVLIIFNLLSSGKKFRWCTLSDLEQRKCAELSKALTAVLPLATLDSFARISCIRAHNTYDCIDKIRVNKADAASLDAGDVYSAVKLYGLAVVAKEIYDQGNCVFAVAIARRGTLDIQRLRGVRSCHNGARWTSGWNIPLGFLLARNDLSWDEAQPLSQVISEYFNASCIPGVGVAAPQLCALCQGQKSYVRDKNHFCETSSNEPFYDSEGAFRCLKNGVADVAFLDHLTIMSVTESEQQEYELLCPDGTTAELTEYSTCNLGQGPGRGIITRHNFQKITNKFLTMIQRLFGRKGKERARFELFTSAPFGGKNLLFRDATQHLQLLEEQLEIAYVLGLDYVALLKGLGHEGSSLDNSVVRWCCISDAELRKCEEWALSVKSYPLVCVQATSMTKCIEMIKSSEADAVTLDATHVYIAGRCGLVPVAAECYGGDCAPAANSMEETGKLIHLKHKALPPIYAVALAKKNAKQINIRNLRGRRSCHSHLYSPGGWLLFSKYTNLENDTANCDIGSVYQNYFWKGCMPGADGNLCKVCIGESEVEGARVSSRCAASHNERYYGNMGALRCLVGNPSGRSFGDVAFLEHSNLLQNIEYLDSSGWAKGYTPIDFDLLCPDGTRAAVTEWPGCNLGAIPPSAVMTRPVTVTKIYDFLMKSQESLGSKLDSQFHLFQSLKYGESDLLFKDATQYLVHASHMSYEEILGVSFFQLAESVFSCTPAGILDFCKQDICASSSN, via the exons GGAAGAAATTCCGATGGTGCACCCTTTCTGATCTGGAACAGAGAAAGTGTGCTGAACTGTCCAAAGCACTTACGGCTGTGCTGCCCCTTGCTACTCTCGATTCATTTGCTCGGATTTCTTGCATCAGAGCCCACAATACATATGACTGTATTGATAAAATCAGG gTGAACAAAGCAGATGCTGCCTCCTTGGATGCTGGAGACGTTTACTCTGCTGTAAAGCTATATGGTTTGGCAGTGGTGGCAAAGGAGATCTATGATCAAG GAAATTGTGTGTTTGCTGTGGCCATTGCCAGACGAGGAACTCTGGATATCCAGAGGCTGCGAGGTGTGCGCAGCTGCCACAATGGAGCCAGGTGGACATCAGGCTGGAATATTCCACTTGGCTTTCTCCTTGCAAGAAATGATCTTTCCTGGGATGAGGCACAACCTTTGAGCCAAG TAATCAGTGAGTATTTCAATGCAAGTTGCATCCCTGGGGTTGGAGTTGCTGCTCCTCAACTGTGTGCTCTCTGCCAAGGACAAAAATCCTATGTTAGAGACAAGAACCACTTCTGTGAGACAAGCAGTAATGAGCCCTTCTATGACTCTGAAGGAGCCTTCAG GTGCCTGAAGAATGGAGTGGCAGATGTTGCCTTTTTAGATCATCTAACAATTATGAGTGTCACAG AGTCAGAACAACAGGAATATGAACTCTTATGTCCTGATGGGACTACAGCTGAGCTGACTGAATACAGCACCTGTAACTTGGGCCAGGGGCCCGGCCGTGGCATCATCACCCGCCACAACTTCCAGAAGATCACCAACAAATTTCTTACCATGATCCAA CGCCTCTTTGGGcgaaaaggaaaggaaagagccaGGTTTGAACTCTTCACTTCAGCACCCTTTGGGGGAAAGAACCTGCTGTTCCGAGATGCCACTCAGCACCTGCAGCTTCTTGAGGAGCAGCTAGAGATTGCCTATGTCCTTGGTCTGGATTATGTAGCTCTCCTTAAGGGACTTGGCCATGAAG GGAGCTCTTTGGACAACAGTGTTGTGCGGTGGTGCTGCATCAGTGATGCTGAGCTTCGCAAGTGTGAGGAGTGGGCACTGAGTGTCAAATCCTACCCATTGGTCTGTGTCCAAGCAACTTCCATGACCAAATGCATTGAAATGATCAAG AGTAGTGAGGCTGATGCAGTCACCCTGGATGCAACGCATGTCTACATTGCAGGGAGGTGTGGATTGGTTCCTGTAGCTGCAGAATGTTATG GGGGAGATTGTGCCCCAGCTGCTAACAGCATGGAGGAAACAGGGAAATTAATTCACCTTAAGCACAAAG CACTACCACCAATTTATGCTGTTGCCCTAGCTAAGAAAAATGCCAAACAGATTAACATCCGAAACCTTAGGGGAAGGCGATCCTGCCACAGTCACCTGTATAGTCCTGGAGGATGGTTACTGTTTTCCAAATACACAAATCTGGAGAATGATACTGCAAACTGTGACATTGGCTCTG TTTATCAGAACTACTTCTGGAAGGGCTGCATGCCAGGAGCAGATGGAAACCTGTGCAAGGTGTGCATTGGAGAGAGTGAGGTGGAAGGGGCTCGAGTATCTAGCAGATGTGCTGCAAGTCACAATGAACGTTACTATGGCAATATGGGAGCACTCAG GTGTCTAGTTGGCAATCCCAGTGGAAGAAGCTTTGGAGATGTAGCTTTCCTGGAACACTCTAACCTACTCCAGAACATAGAGT ATCTGGACAGCTCTGGTTGGGCAAAAGGTTATACCCCTATTGACTTTGACCTCTTGTGTCCGGATGGAACGCGTGCTGCAGTCACAGAATGGCCAGGCTGTAACCTTGGTGCCATTCCCCCCAGTGCAGTCATGACTCGACCAGTCACTGTCACGAAAATCTATGACTTTCTAATGAAATCCCAG GAATCTCTGGGAAGCAAACTGGATTCTCAGTTCCATCTCTTTCAGTCATTGAAGTATGGTGAAAGTGATCTGCTTTTCAAAGATGCTACTCAGTACCTTGTTCATGCAAGTCACATGAGCTATGAAGAAATTCTTGGAGTGTCTTTCTTTCAGCTGGCAGAATCAGTGTTTAGTTGTACACCTGCAG GCATCTTAGACTTCTGCAAACAGGATATCTGTGCATCCTCATCGAACTGA